The DNA sequence CAAATCTTTCAATGGCTTCAGGGATATTATTACTGCTGTCTTTTGGATAGAGAATTAAAGATTCATTATTTAGGATTTCTTCATTATATCGCGCATAGTCAAAAATTGCGTTGGAAGTACCTCTATAACATAATTGGTTTTCGTGAAAGATAATTTTCATCTTATTGATAATATTTATTCATTGTATTCAATTCTAACATTTGCTCTGTTTAACTAAACTATTTCTTAGCAAAAAATATTTTACTGTTCTAAGATAAATGTTCAAATCAATTTATTTGATCATAAATCTGCAAATGTATAAATTAAGATTAACTAAGTAAAAAAGCCCAAGGTATCTTGGACTTTTTTTACTTATCTGTTTATGTGTTTATTGAATATCAGAGCCTATTATATACCCTCCTGTTCCATTAATTTTACGAACAGCATTATTGTTAAATCTATATTTATTATATATAGTAGAATTAGGTATCCATCTCAAAGTATTCCCTTCTCTCATATAGATCTTAAGTGTATAATTGTCCTGTTTAAGGTCATTATCAGGTGTTAAATCTTTACCTTTTTTCACTGTTGAAAGGTTAGTGGAGCTAACATCAAAAATATCTGCATTGCTTATGTTAAATAATCCAAAAAGGGTATCTGGGCTTTGAATATAACGTAACTGATTTTCAAACATAAAGAACACTTCTCCTGTTATAGGGTTTCTAACAAAGTTTCCATTAACTAGGTTTGCTGTATTAGTATATTCAATATTAACTCTATTATCTATAAGATACTGATCTACATAAGCTTTAAGTTGTGACTTTTTTACAGGATCTTTAACAACGTCATAAATAAGAATCAAACCATTCGAACCAAAATCCACCAAAACAGAATTATTTGCAGTAGAACTGTTTTGCCAGTTGGCTATATTAATTTTAGGATTATTTTGATCCAGATTTAATTCATTCATTAAACCTTTTGAAGGATCTCCTCCCCTTGTTTTATAAGATAATTTTTTTGAATAGTTTTGATTAGAACTTGATGTATTGACGTCATTTGTAACATCTACATCAAATATAGCCTTCATTCCAGCTTTAACCCCAACTCTAGCAGCATGCTCTCTATTTCTATTGGTAGTTTCAGATTGAAATAAAATATCCATTTTTGCTCCAGTATAGATATCTACCAATATATGGGTACCATAATCATTAACAATTTGTTGCGGGCTCTTTGTTTGAAGGTCTTGCACAAATTCAGGGGTTAAATAGTCTGACAAGGCAGAAGCCGTTGCATTAATCCTAAATCTTCTCTGCTTAATAGTTAAATTATAACTTCCGTAAATGTATTTAGCATCAAATTTATTCGAATTGGTAATCGTAGTATTAAAAGCAACTGAAAGTGTTTTTTTAAATAATGGTATTCCGGCAGTTACTCCTACTTTTGTTGAAACCATTTTAGAATAAGACTCTGCATTTTCACCATATTCTTCCACATATTCCTGAGAAAATGTATTATCAGTTACTAATCTTGAAGCCTGCTCAACTTTAAACCTTGCAATATCAATCACTTGAAATCCTGCGGAATTTGCATTAGCATATTCTCCTGCCGCATCAAATCCATGCCCCAGTACATCATATTCTCCATCTCCTGCGGATTTCCCTGCCTTTGAACGGCTCGTACGGCTCAAGTTCTCCGGAGCGCCCTCATTGTTAAGTTCTTCTGTAGAACATGAGGTTACAAAAAGCATCAGAATCATACTAATGCAAAACGAAAATTGTTTTTTTATCATATTTAAAATTTTTTGCGCAAAAATAGGTTTTTACCTATCATTTAAAAAAATAAAAAACATGATACAAATCACAAACTAAAGAATTGTTTATAACACATAAACCCTTTAAATAAAGAGATACAACATCCCAATATATTGAATTAAATAAATAAAAATCTATTTTTTAATTATTTATTCAAATCGTTTTCATCTATTGAATTATTAATTTCAATCACAACTATTTATTATAATAAATACTTTAGCCAATTCTAAGCATACTTTCTCATACCTAATTATAACAACAAGAATTTATTCAAAAGAAAATAACAGAATCACAAAATACCTGTTAACCATATAATTTTAACTAAATTTGCACAAAATTTAAATTGATAATGGAGAAAGTAAGAGTACGTTTTGCTCCAAGTCCTACAGGACCTTTGCATTTGGGAGGTGTAAGAACCGCATTATATGATTATCTTTTTGCTAAAAACCAGGGTGGCGAATTCGTTTTGAGGATCGAAGATACCGACACGGCAAGATATGTAGAAGGTGCTGAAGAGTATATTGAAGAAGCTTTAGAATGGTGCGGAATCATTCCTGATGAAAGTCCTAAAAAAGGAGGAAAGTATGCTCCTTACAGACAATCTGAAAGAAGAGACATTTACGACAGATATACGGAACAAATTCTAAAAACGGATTATGCTTATCTTGCTTTTGATACTCCAGAAGAATTGGATGCTATCCGTGCAGAATATGAAGCGAAGGGAGATGTTTTTTCTTATGATAATAAAACAAGAAATCGCTTAAGAAATAGTCTTGCACTTTCTGAGGAGGAGATTGAAGTATTATTACTTAACAAAACACCATATGTCGTTCGATTCAAAATGCCAGTTGACAGAACGCTTAATCTTGAAGATATTATCCGTGGCAGATCATCTGTAAACACCAATACTTTAGATGATAAAGTTTTAGTTAAACATGATGGAATGCCTACTTATCATTTTGCTAACGTAATTGATGACCATGAGATGAAGATCACCCATGTCATCCGCGGAGAAGAATGGTTGCCATCTTTAGGTCTACACACATTATTATATGAAGCAATGCAGTGGGATGCTCCCCAGTTTGCTCACCTTTCATTGATTCTAAAACCAGAAGGAAAGGGTAAATTAAGTAAAAGAGATGGTGACAAATTTGGATTCCCTGTTTTTCCATTAGATTTCAAAGATCCCGAAACAGGTAACATTTCAAAGGGATATAGAGAAAATGGATATCTTCCCGATGCATTTATCAATATGGTAGCTTTACTTGGCTGGTCACCCGCAAATGACAGGGAAATTCTTCCCCTGAAGGAAATGATTAAAGAATTTGACCTTCATAAAGTTCACAAGGCAGGAGCCAGATTCAGCAAAGAAAAATCCGAGTGGTTTAATCACCAGTATATCCAGTTAAAATCGGATGAAGAGCTTTTAAAAATTTTGAAAAATACCGGTTTAGAATTATCCCATGTTTCAGATGAAAAATTAATTAAGATTATTCATCTTATGAAAGAAAGAGCTACATTTCCTCAAGACATCTATGAAAACGGAAAGTTTTTCTTTGAGCCCCCTACTTCTTATGATGAAAAGGCAGCAAAAAAAGCATGGAATGAAGAAACTTCAACAATACTAGCTGATTTATCTGACACCCTGGAGAACACCCAGGAATTTAACAGCGAAGTATTAAAGCAAACTGTTCATGATTTTGCCGAAAATAAAGGGCTCGGAATGGGAAAAGTGATGATGCCTCTTCGTTTAGCATTAGTAGGAGAATTAAAAGGACCAGATGTTCCTGATATTCTGGAACTGCTTGGAAAAGAAGAAAGTATAGCTAGAATGAAGAATGCTATTAATAATTTTAAATAGAGTTTCATAATTTTTCATAAATTTGAACGATATAATTTACTTCAAGAATGGAATATTTAAGTTTCGAACTTCCTATAAAAGAATTAATGGATCAATACCAAACGTGTTCTTTAGTAGGAGAAGAAAGCGGTGTTGATGTAAAATTAGCATGTAGTCAGATTGAGGATAAGATCATAGA is a window from the Chryseobacterium sp. T16E-39 genome containing:
- a CDS encoding MAC/perforin domain-containing protein; protein product: MIKKQFSFCISMILMLFVTSCSTEELNNEGAPENLSRTSRSKAGKSAGDGEYDVLGHGFDAAGEYANANSAGFQVIDIARFKVEQASRLVTDNTFSQEYVEEYGENAESYSKMVSTKVGVTAGIPLFKKTLSVAFNTTITNSNKFDAKYIYGSYNLTIKQRRFRINATASALSDYLTPEFVQDLQTKSPQQIVNDYGTHILVDIYTGAKMDILFQSETTNRNREHAARVGVKAGMKAIFDVDVTNDVNTSSSNQNYSKKLSYKTRGGDPSKGLMNELNLDQNNPKINIANWQNSSTANNSVLVDFGSNGLILIYDVVKDPVKKSQLKAYVDQYLIDNRVNIEYTNTANLVNGNFVRNPITGEVFFMFENQLRYIQSPDTLFGLFNISNADIFDVSSTNLSTVKKGKDLTPDNDLKQDNYTLKIYMREGNTLRWIPNSTIYNKYRFNNNAVRKINGTGGYIIGSDIQ
- the gltX gene encoding glutamate--tRNA ligase, translating into MEKVRVRFAPSPTGPLHLGGVRTALYDYLFAKNQGGEFVLRIEDTDTARYVEGAEEYIEEALEWCGIIPDESPKKGGKYAPYRQSERRDIYDRYTEQILKTDYAYLAFDTPEELDAIRAEYEAKGDVFSYDNKTRNRLRNSLALSEEEIEVLLLNKTPYVVRFKMPVDRTLNLEDIIRGRSSVNTNTLDDKVLVKHDGMPTYHFANVIDDHEMKITHVIRGEEWLPSLGLHTLLYEAMQWDAPQFAHLSLILKPEGKGKLSKRDGDKFGFPVFPLDFKDPETGNISKGYRENGYLPDAFINMVALLGWSPANDREILPLKEMIKEFDLHKVHKAGARFSKEKSEWFNHQYIQLKSDEELLKILKNTGLELSHVSDEKLIKIIHLMKERATFPQDIYENGKFFFEPPTSYDEKAAKKAWNEETSTILADLSDTLENTQEFNSEVLKQTVHDFAENKGLGMGKVMMPLRLALVGELKGPDVPDILELLGKEESIARMKNAINNFK